A region from the Sulfitobacter sp. D7 genome encodes:
- a CDS encoding TAXI family TRAP transporter solute-binding subunit, with translation MKLRTFAAAAALSVTGLALALPAQAETRLAFGATNSQSAHYAYFASLAKIVNGAYPDAYQASVVETGATVDNLKRMARDQLDIGLITTSTLYHAYNGIKSFDGNPIESKLLWAYSLAPQNAVVRRDSGIEKLSDIDGKKFGPGMRGSSTEATALAVFDLLEISPDWVRGTNSEQANAIKDDRSEGFVKSAVGTSFDALTTDIAAFTPLTALGIDGEQEAKIREALPELSIVDMPGGDMENSGPYKVWGFMIGVSARPNMDDQTAYDLTKAVMENMEEQSAAFPTVKGLNLPELTLQYATSPLHPGAIRYYEEIGLTVPDRLK, from the coding sequence ATGAAACTACGCACTTTCGCTGCCGCCGCTGCACTGTCCGTCACCGGACTGGCGCTGGCACTGCCCGCCCAAGCCGAAACTCGGCTCGCTTTTGGTGCCACCAACTCGCAGAGCGCGCATTACGCCTATTTCGCCTCGCTCGCAAAGATTGTGAACGGCGCATACCCAGATGCCTATCAGGCTTCGGTTGTGGAAACCGGTGCGACGGTCGACAACCTCAAGCGCATGGCGCGCGACCAGCTTGATATCGGGCTGATCACCACCTCGACGCTTTATCACGCCTACAATGGCATCAAGAGCTTTGATGGCAATCCGATCGAGTCCAAACTGCTCTGGGCCTATTCGCTTGCACCGCAAAACGCAGTCGTTCGCCGCGATTCCGGCATCGAAAAGCTTTCAGACATCGACGGTAAGAAGTTCGGACCAGGCATGCGGGGGTCTTCGACCGAAGCCACGGCGCTGGCCGTGTTTGACCTGCTGGAAATATCTCCCGATTGGGTGCGGGGCACCAACAGCGAGCAGGCCAACGCAATCAAGGACGACCGTTCCGAAGGCTTCGTGAAAAGCGCCGTCGGCACCTCCTTTGACGCACTTACAACCGACATCGCGGCCTTTACGCCCCTGACGGCGCTTGGCATCGACGGCGAGCAGGAAGCCAAGATCCGCGAAGCGCTGCCGGAGCTCTCCATCGTGGATATGCCGGGCGGCGATATGGAGAACTCTGGCCCTTACAAGGTCTGGGGCTTCATGATCGGTGTCTCTGCACGACCCAATATGGACGACCAAACGGCCTATGACCTTACCAAGGCTGTGATGGAGAATATGGAAGAGCAATCCGCGGCCTTCCCGACGGTAAAGGGGCTCAATTTGCCGGAGCTGACACTGCAATACGCGACCAGCCCGCTGCACCCGGGGGCAATCCGCTACTATGAGGAAATCGGCCTGACCGTGCCGGACCGCCTCAAGTAA
- a CDS encoding LacI family DNA-binding transcriptional regulator, which produces MKKVTAKDVAARAGVSVSAVSRAYRGSAPIAEEKRKAIFAAATALGYVSKVDQVLAKHSSNTISMVVSEMRNPFYPIAIDELTRMLPDRGLKAIMHVVPAAEDVDSMIRQVIDFRTRGVILASSTITSKLARACRENGIPAVLLNRVQTDSTMMAVCCDNYGGARTIARRFLDGGRQRIAFIGGRRDTSTHLERMRGFRDQLEDAGREIAVQFDGGFSYRQAYAAAQELLALRPMPDAVFCANDIMAIATLDAARMNGVSVPADIAVIGFDDIPMAAWESYRLTTMRQPLRRMLDQAVDIIMDASSYLETGDIRVLPAELQERQSG; this is translated from the coding sequence ATGAAAAAGGTCACTGCCAAGGATGTCGCTGCCCGTGCGGGCGTTTCGGTCTCTGCCGTGTCGCGGGCCTACCGTGGCAGCGCGCCGATTGCTGAGGAAAAACGCAAGGCGATTTTCGCCGCTGCAACCGCACTTGGTTATGTCAGTAAAGTGGATCAGGTGCTGGCCAAACATTCCAGCAACACGATCTCCATGGTCGTCAGCGAAATGCGCAACCCGTTTTACCCGATTGCGATCGACGAATTGACCCGCATGTTGCCTGACCGTGGATTGAAGGCGATCATGCATGTCGTGCCTGCGGCTGAGGATGTGGATTCTATGATCCGGCAGGTTATCGATTTCCGGACCAGGGGTGTGATCCTCGCCAGTTCTACAATTACATCTAAGCTCGCGCGGGCCTGTCGAGAAAACGGGATCCCGGCTGTTTTGTTGAATCGGGTTCAGACAGATAGCACTATGATGGCGGTCTGTTGTGACAACTACGGCGGTGCGCGCACCATTGCGCGACGGTTCCTCGACGGGGGGCGGCAACGCATCGCCTTTATTGGCGGCCGGCGCGATACCTCGACACATCTTGAACGCATGCGCGGATTTCGCGACCAGTTAGAGGACGCAGGCCGGGAAATTGCTGTGCAATTCGACGGAGGGTTCAGTTACCGGCAGGCCTATGCCGCTGCGCAGGAATTGCTGGCTCTGCGCCCCATGCCTGACGCGGTGTTCTGCGCCAATGACATTATGGCAATCGCCACGCTTGACGCCGCACGGATGAATGGAGTTTCCGTTCCTGCCGATATCGCGGTGATCGGGTTTGATGACATTCCGATGGCGGCGTGGGAGTCCTACCGCCTGACGACGATGCGCCAACCGCTGCGCCGTATGCTGGATCAGGCAGTCGATATCATTATGGACGCGAGTAGTTATCTGGAGACAGGTGACATCCGCGTGCTGCCCGCTGAACTGCAAGAACGGCAAAGTGGGTAG
- a CDS encoding alpha/beta fold hydrolase, which yields MAETLPLVLIPGMMCDARLFGPQIAALSGTVPILLASIVAHDTVEALAADILAWAPARFALAGLSMGGIVAMEVVRQAPERVAALALLDTNPLAEVEAVKAGREPQIERVMSGGLGAVMIEQMIPRYLAPRAHRPDIEGLCRDMAHSLGAEVFVRQSRALQQRPDQQETLRTYAGPSLVLCGRDDALCPVARHELMAELLPRATLWIVEGAGHLPTLECPDETTGVLKQWYKAV from the coding sequence ATGGCTGAGACACTGCCGCTCGTACTGATCCCAGGCATGATGTGCGACGCGCGGCTTTTCGGGCCGCAGATTGCCGCGCTGTCGGGGACTGTGCCGATATTGCTGGCTTCAATTGTCGCCCATGACACGGTGGAAGCGCTGGCTGCTGATATCCTCGCATGGGCACCGGCGCGCTTTGCGCTTGCCGGTCTTAGCATGGGGGGAATTGTTGCAATGGAAGTGGTGCGGCAGGCACCAGAGCGGGTTGCCGCGCTTGCCCTGCTGGACACCAATCCGCTGGCCGAGGTGGAAGCGGTCAAAGCCGGACGAGAGCCTCAGATAGAGCGTGTTATGTCGGGCGGGCTTGGCGCGGTTATGATCGAGCAAATGATCCCAAGGTACCTTGCACCCAGAGCGCATCGGCCAGACATCGAAGGGCTCTGCCGCGACATGGCGCACAGTCTCGGCGCAGAGGTTTTCGTGCGGCAGTCGCGCGCATTGCAACAGCGACCTGACCAGCAGGAGACCCTGCGCACATACGCCGGCCCTTCATTGGTGCTCTGCGGCCGTGACGACGCTTTGTGTCCCGTTGCGCGACATGAGTTGATGGCAGAGTTGCTCCCCCGTGCGACGCTTTGGATCGTCGAAGGTGCTGGGCATCTGCCGACCTTGGAATGCCCAGACGAGACGACCGGCGTTCTGAAGCAATGGTACAAAGCCGTCTAG
- a CDS encoding cupin domain-containing protein, protein MTPADMEARIVRYGDLQPCKTAFIDAHTPGSNQKENFTIIGGGVSESPDQHVHITTPHGFNIGAAGQPPKCRNSLHNHRTAEVFFILSGRWRFFWGEKGDAGEVILEKGDIFNIPTNIFRGFENIGTDYGMIMAILGGDDAGGGVIWAPHVIEDAKDHGLILGANGKLYDSKKGETLPDGVDPMPLLTQDELAKIDCPTAAQVLSGYVRRYLDMVALSGEGPVKVIGENGIIRDKPGFEIDFLTRANASTEMHSHDKPSVLMPVAGHWRVEWEGGSATLAPGDTMSVPENLRHSAVPSMSGEAALYHVIATDDPAGQTWRNG, encoded by the coding sequence ATGACACCCGCAGACATGGAAGCCCGCATTGTCCGTTACGGCGATCTGCAACCCTGCAAGACCGCTTTCATTGACGCCCACACGCCGGGCAGCAACCAAAAGGAAAACTTCACCATCATCGGCGGTGGAGTCTCGGAAAGCCCGGACCAGCATGTTCACATCACGACACCGCATGGGTTCAATATCGGCGCGGCAGGGCAACCGCCGAAGTGTCGCAACTCGCTGCACAACCACCGCACAGCAGAGGTGTTCTTTATTCTCTCAGGCCGCTGGCGGTTCTTTTGGGGCGAGAAGGGAGACGCGGGCGAGGTCATTCTTGAAAAGGGCGATATCTTCAACATCCCCACCAATATCTTTCGGGGTTTCGAAAATATTGGCACCGACTACGGGATGATCATGGCCATCCTCGGCGGCGACGATGCTGGGGGCGGTGTGATCTGGGCGCCGCATGTTATTGAGGATGCTAAGGACCACGGGCTGATCCTTGGCGCAAACGGCAAGCTTTATGACAGCAAGAAAGGCGAGACGCTTCCTGACGGCGTTGACCCCATGCCGCTGCTGACGCAGGACGAACTTGCAAAGATCGATTGCCCCACAGCCGCCCAAGTGCTGAGCGGCTACGTGCGACGTTACCTCGATATGGTGGCGCTGTCTGGTGAAGGGCCGGTTAAGGTGATCGGGGAGAACGGTATCATCCGCGACAAACCCGGTTTTGAGATCGATTTCCTGACCCGCGCGAATGCCAGCACCGAAATGCATAGCCATGACAAACCGTCGGTTTTGATGCCGGTAGCAGGGCACTGGCGCGTCGAATGGGAAGGCGGCAGCGCCACCCTTGCCCCCGGTGACACGATGAGCGTGCCGGAAAATCTCAGGCACAGCGCGGTGCCCTCGATGTCCGGCGAAGCGGCGCTTTATCACGTGATCGCAACTGATGATCCTGCTGGACAGACATGGCGCAATGGCTGA
- a CDS encoding nuclear transport factor 2 family protein: MKGFDKKWKDFPDYIIGITKEIWEDRGIATLDHYYGKEMPVRSPGSIVVGNDNVVAATMATLAEFPDRTLYGEDVIWCEGNDDGFLSSHRLLSTATHANAGVYGAPTGKKLKYRIIADCYARENAITDEWLVRDQGAIVRQLGWEPADFARDLIAREGGAEACVKPYLPENDIAGPYTGRGNDNEWGAKLADILTRMMAADFGVIPKEYDRAVTGEYPGGVTALSHGGVDQHWLGLRASFPNAEFKVNHVIGRDDPMMPPRAAVRWSLDGAHDGWGSFGQPTGKRVHIMGMTHAEFGPWGLRREYTLYDEVALWKQIILQTG; this comes from the coding sequence ATGAAAGGCTTCGATAAGAAGTGGAAGGACTTCCCCGATTATATCATTGGGATCACCAAAGAGATTTGGGAAGACCGCGGCATCGCCACGCTTGATCACTACTATGGCAAGGAAATGCCCGTGCGTTCTCCTGGGTCCATCGTCGTGGGCAATGACAATGTGGTCGCCGCGACCATGGCGACCTTGGCAGAATTTCCTGATCGCACGCTTTATGGCGAGGATGTAATCTGGTGCGAAGGCAACGACGATGGCTTCCTCAGCTCACACCGGCTGTTGTCGACAGCGACCCACGCTAACGCCGGGGTCTATGGCGCGCCCACTGGCAAGAAGTTGAAATACCGCATTATCGCTGACTGCTATGCCCGCGAAAATGCGATCACCGATGAATGGCTGGTACGCGACCAAGGTGCCATCGTGCGGCAGTTGGGCTGGGAGCCTGCGGATTTTGCGCGTGACCTGATCGCCCGCGAAGGCGGAGCGGAAGCCTGCGTAAAACCTTACTTGCCGGAGAATGACATTGCAGGCCCCTATACGGGGCGCGGCAATGACAACGAGTGGGGCGCAAAGCTGGCGGATATTCTGACGCGCATGATGGCGGCCGACTTCGGTGTTATTCCCAAGGAGTATGACCGGGCGGTAACGGGCGAATATCCTGGTGGCGTCACGGCGCTGTCGCATGGCGGGGTCGATCAGCATTGGCTGGGGCTGCGCGCGTCCTTTCCGAACGCTGAATTCAAGGTAAACCACGTCATTGGGCGCGACGATCCGATGATGCCGCCCCGTGCGGCCGTGCGCTGGTCTCTGGACGGAGCGCATGATGGCTGGGGCAGCTTTGGGCAGCCCACTGGCAAGCGCGTGCATATCATGGGGATGACCCACGCTGAGTTCGGCCCTTGGGGCCTGCGCCGCGAATACACGCTCTACGACGAAGTCGCCTTGTGGAAGCAGATCATCCTGCAAACCGGCTGA
- a CDS encoding LacI family DNA-binding transcriptional regulator, whose protein sequence is MADRITSLQVAERAGVSQSAVSRVFTPGASVSEKTAKKVRAAAQELGYRPNVLARSLITGKSRIIGLVVAYLENQFYPEAIEKLSHALQAQGYHVLVFMASNDTETTDKVIDELLDYQVDGIITASVSMSSNLTARCDAAGIPIVMFNRQQDDDRLSCVRSDNVAGGLKVAEHLLQTGHKRIAHIAGWDGASTTRDRETGLLMGLAKGAQTLFARGEGMFKYETACEAARQMFTATEIPDAVFVTNDHMAFAVMDVLRFELGLRVPEDVSVVGYDDVQLAAWPAYNLTTVRQPVNRMVDETVNILMTCIREPNTAPRRVAIDGPLILRGSTRNQKGKS, encoded by the coding sequence ATGGCTGACAGGATAACATCTTTGCAGGTGGCAGAACGGGCAGGCGTTAGCCAATCCGCCGTCAGCCGTGTGTTCACGCCGGGCGCGTCGGTCTCAGAAAAAACCGCCAAAAAGGTGCGCGCAGCGGCGCAAGAGCTTGGCTATCGCCCAAACGTGCTGGCGCGGTCCCTCATCACGGGCAAGAGCCGGATCATCGGGTTGGTCGTGGCTTATCTGGAAAACCAGTTCTATCCCGAAGCTATCGAAAAACTGTCCCATGCGCTTCAGGCCCAAGGCTATCATGTGCTGGTCTTCATGGCGTCAAACGACACTGAAACCACTGACAAGGTGATCGACGAATTGCTGGATTATCAGGTCGACGGGATCATCACCGCGTCGGTGTCGATGTCCTCCAACCTCACCGCGCGCTGCGACGCCGCGGGCATCCCGATCGTCATGTTTAACCGCCAGCAAGACGATGATCGGTTGTCTTGTGTGCGCTCTGACAACGTAGCGGGGGGACTGAAGGTTGCGGAGCATCTTTTGCAAACCGGGCACAAGCGGATTGCCCATATCGCGGGATGGGACGGCGCTTCGACCACGCGCGACCGGGAAACCGGACTGCTCATGGGGCTGGCAAAGGGTGCGCAGACATTGTTTGCGCGGGGCGAGGGCATGTTTAAGTACGAGACCGCCTGCGAGGCCGCGCGCCAGATGTTTACAGCCACAGAAATCCCTGATGCGGTCTTTGTAACCAACGATCATATGGCCTTTGCTGTCATGGATGTGTTGCGTTTTGAGCTGGGGCTGCGCGTGCCCGAAGACGTCTCTGTCGTGGGATACGATGACGTTCAGCTCGCCGCTTGGCCTGCTTACAACCTCACGACTGTGCGCCAACCCGTAAATCGAATGGTGGATGAAACGGTCAATATTTTGATGACCTGCATTCGGGAACCGAACACCGCGCCGCGCCGGGTGGCCATTGACGGCCCTCTCATCCTGCGCGGTTCGACACGTAATCAGAAAGGAAAAAGCTAA
- a CDS encoding ester cyclase, which yields MRAALHQGDVAAAKQALTDIVAPDAVFHHCHPFGDLTGADGYCDAALAPLQAAWPDLERRDWIVMAGQTPEGAEWVGCGGHYFGTFLSPWLDIPPTGHLTHMRFHEFYRFERGKVVESQAIWDIPEVMMQAGAWPMAPSLGRELCVPGPATQNGLIEAPHDAQQAAASTQHIADMLDHLTRHPAKGGPEVMQMERFWHPKMNWYGPAGIGTGRGVDGFRNWHQIPFLRAMPDRGQHVDGTDYHLFGEANYAAVTGWPNMIQSVSDDGWMGIAPSGKKISMRSLDFWRIEAGKIRENWVLVDLLDAYRQLGVDVFARLHEFNKARNLGPIRLPEN from the coding sequence ATGCGGGCGGCGCTGCATCAGGGCGATGTCGCAGCAGCCAAGCAGGCGCTGACAGATATCGTTGCGCCCGATGCGGTGTTTCACCACTGTCATCCCTTCGGCGATCTGACGGGGGCTGATGGATATTGCGATGCGGCCCTTGCCCCGTTGCAGGCTGCATGGCCGGATCTGGAGCGGCGCGATTGGATCGTTATGGCTGGTCAAACCCCTGAGGGGGCCGAATGGGTTGGATGCGGGGGGCACTACTTCGGTACCTTCCTCTCGCCTTGGCTCGACATTCCGCCAACTGGCCATCTCACTCATATGCGCTTTCACGAGTTCTACCGATTTGAGAGAGGCAAGGTCGTCGAATCTCAGGCAATTTGGGATATTCCAGAGGTAATGATGCAGGCGGGAGCTTGGCCCATGGCGCCCTCCTTGGGCCGCGAGCTCTGCGTGCCCGGCCCTGCAACGCAAAATGGGCTGATCGAAGCGCCCCATGATGCGCAACAGGCTGCGGCCAGCACTCAGCACATTGCCGACATGCTCGATCACCTCACAAGGCATCCCGCAAAAGGCGGACCTGAGGTTATGCAGATGGAGAGATTCTGGCATCCGAAAATGAACTGGTACGGCCCTGCGGGGATCGGCACCGGGCGCGGCGTGGATGGCTTTCGCAACTGGCATCAGATTCCGTTCTTGCGGGCGATGCCGGACCGCGGTCAGCATGTGGACGGGACCGACTACCACCTCTTCGGCGAAGCCAACTATGCAGCCGTGACGGGCTGGCCGAACATGATCCAATCCGTGTCAGACGACGGGTGGATGGGTATCGCCCCTTCGGGGAAAAAAATCTCCATGCGGTCGCTGGACTTTTGGCGGATCGAGGCGGGAAAGATCCGTGAAAACTGGGTGCTGGTCGATCTGCTCGACGCCTATCGACAACTGGGCGTGGATGTTTTTGCGCGGCTGCATGAGTTCAATAAGGCGCGCAACCTAGGGCCAATTCGCCTTCCGGAAAACTGA
- a CDS encoding ester cyclase, translating to MKGSRPEQAVLTRDTDLSKTDETRAVIEGMVDGLNDHRIDDIGQFFAESFRWMGNRGCGTKVGLQAFQENWQRPFQAAFSDKTCVDETRLFMGEWAAAFGRQEATHSGKFMGIEPTGKRVTIRYMDFWKVEEGRITDNWVMVDFPDVLAQLGHDVFDGEGWEAFDNGTRVAPRPEAARG from the coding sequence ATGAAGGGTTCGAGACCAGAACAAGCCGTGCTGACGCGCGACACCGACCTGAGTAAGACAGACGAAACCCGTGCCGTGATCGAAGGCATGGTGGACGGATTAAATGACCACCGCATTGACGACATCGGCCAGTTCTTTGCCGAGAGTTTTCGCTGGATGGGCAATCGCGGATGCGGCACCAAAGTGGGGCTGCAAGCCTTTCAGGAAAACTGGCAGCGGCCCTTTCAGGCGGCCTTTTCCGACAAGACCTGCGTGGATGAAACGCGGCTATTCATGGGCGAATGGGCGGCGGCCTTTGGCCGCCAGGAGGCGACCCATTCGGGCAAATTTATGGGGATCGAACCGACGGGCAAGCGCGTGACGATCCGCTACATGGATTTCTGGAAGGTGGAAGAGGGGCGCATCACTGACAATTGGGTGATGGTGGATTTCCCGGATGTTCTAGCGCAGCTCGGACATGATGTTTTTGACGGGGAAGGCTGGGAGGCCTTTGACAACGGCACCCGCGTCGCGCCGCGCCCGGAGGCAGCTCGTGGATAG
- a CDS encoding carbohydrate ABC transporter permease has translation MSTPKAMQQSLALRVSSASFLIFWCLIAAFPIFWILVMSFKSPVDAFSAQPLDVIFGPATRAAGEGLSLIDLSLGAVVLWFAYRFAFRELPQMVTRFTRPGTVVMGWVIAVLGFAVAFIVLFFGLLPWLLSGLNAISGPLGEPVLGLTTQHYKSVWVENQFYRNFINSIIVTAGVVTISLTVGTLAGYGLARSGSNLAFWLLIVALIFRALPHSVLVAGYLPVFINSSEILRPIFGDAAPTLYGQPYAVIAVLVAINQPFTIWMLRSFFQNIPSELDEAARVDGCSHFQAFRRVIMPVMWPGVITTGLFSFLLGYNDFLVTSLLLDAQNQTMVPAIAGYFNRETTTTDQVEAVAAAVSITAPLFLLVMVFQRQIVSGLTAGAVKG, from the coding sequence ATGTCCACCCCCAAGGCAATGCAACAATCCCTCGCGCTGCGTGTCAGCTCTGCAAGCTTTCTGATCTTCTGGTGCCTCATCGCAGCCTTTCCGATCTTTTGGATCTTGGTGATGAGTTTCAAAAGCCCGGTCGATGCCTTCTCCGCGCAGCCGCTAGACGTGATCTTTGGCCCCGCTACCCGCGCCGCCGGGGAGGGATTGAGCCTGATCGATCTCAGTCTAGGTGCTGTGGTACTCTGGTTCGCTTACCGTTTCGCCTTCCGGGAGTTGCCGCAGATGGTAACCCGGTTCACCCGTCCGGGGACCGTGGTGATGGGCTGGGTGATCGCCGTGCTCGGCTTTGCAGTCGCCTTTATCGTGCTGTTCTTCGGGCTGCTGCCTTGGCTCCTTAGCGGGTTGAATGCCATTTCGGGACCTTTGGGTGAGCCTGTGCTCGGCCTTACGACACAGCATTACAAATCGGTCTGGGTCGAGAACCAGTTCTACCGCAATTTCATCAACTCAATCATCGTCACCGCCGGTGTCGTGACCATCTCTCTGACCGTCGGCACATTGGCGGGATATGGATTGGCGCGCTCTGGTTCCAACCTTGCCTTCTGGCTTCTGATCGTGGCGTTGATCTTTCGGGCCCTGCCGCATTCGGTGCTGGTCGCGGGCTACTTGCCGGTGTTTATCAACTCATCGGAAATCCTGCGCCCGATCTTTGGCGATGCGGCACCCACCCTTTACGGGCAGCCCTATGCCGTGATCGCGGTGCTGGTGGCAATCAACCAACCCTTCACCATCTGGATGCTGCGCAGTTTTTTCCAGAACATTCCGTCCGAGTTGGATGAAGCCGCCCGCGTCGATGGATGCTCGCATTTCCAAGCGTTTCGCCGGGTGATTATGCCGGTCATGTGGCCGGGCGTTATTACCACGGGGCTGTTCAGTTTTTTGCTGGGATACAACGACTTCCTCGTGACCTCGCTGCTGCTCGATGCTCAGAACCAAACGATGGTCCCGGCCATTGCGGGCTACTTCAACCGCGAGACCACGACGACCGATCAGGTCGAAGCTGTCGCAGCAGCCGTGTCGATCACCGCGCCTCTATTTTTGCTGGTGATGGTGTTCCAACGCCAGATCGTCAGCGGTCTGACAGCAGGCGCGGTGAAAGGCTGA
- a CDS encoding carbohydrate ABC transporter permease, whose translation MKFKTFAAFVGPSLFMMFLFIAMPLVSVFAQSFYVTQPVFERAEVETCTPGFPNPVCVKEVKTTPVIGEDGKVATESHFTGLESYRNVLELGRVKDALSRGSWSELMTIDFWKALRFTLTFTLITLPLVLGVGLVIALTVNNAVRKIRGPVIFISLLPFIITPVIGGLSIRWLFIGDGILTAALEWWTGTNISMFAQAWTIELMMMFYRVWHVAPFAFVIFYAGLQTVNQDTLESAIIDGANRWERLRYVIVPHLMPLIVFVALIHLMDCYRVFEEIIAFSSQSHVISLQWLTYDFLTPDDSGNRSISRASASAMLTMVGIIALLILPLKRTWRDHKGSH comes from the coding sequence ATGAAATTCAAGACCTTTGCAGCGTTTGTCGGACCGTCTTTGTTCATGATGTTTTTGTTCATCGCCATGCCGCTGGTCAGCGTCTTTGCGCAGAGCTTTTACGTCACTCAGCCGGTGTTTGAGCGCGCCGAGGTGGAGACCTGCACGCCGGGTTTTCCGAACCCGGTCTGCGTCAAAGAGGTTAAGACCACCCCGGTGATCGGCGAGGACGGCAAGGTCGCGACAGAAAGTCATTTTACCGGGCTCGAAAGCTACCGCAATGTGCTGGAACTGGGCCGGGTCAAGGACGCGCTTTCCCGGGGCAGCTGGTCCGAATTGATGACCATCGACTTCTGGAAAGCGCTGCGCTTCACATTGACCTTCACCTTAATCACCCTGCCGCTGGTGCTCGGTGTCGGTCTGGTAATTGCTTTGACGGTCAATAACGCGGTCCGCAAAATCCGCGGGCCCGTGATCTTCATCTCATTGCTGCCGTTTATCATCACGCCGGTGATCGGCGGGCTGTCGATCCGCTGGCTGTTTATCGGCGATGGTATCCTGACAGCCGCGCTGGAATGGTGGACTGGCACCAATATCTCGATGTTTGCCCAAGCCTGGACCATTGAGCTGATGATGATGTTCTACAGGGTCTGGCACGTAGCGCCATTTGCCTTTGTGATCTTCTATGCCGGGCTGCAGACCGTCAATCAGGACACGCTGGAAAGCGCCATTATCGACGGTGCCAACCGCTGGGAACGTCTGCGCTATGTTATCGTGCCGCATCTGATGCCGCTTATCGTCTTTGTCGCGCTGATCCACCTGATGGACTGCTACCGTGTCTTTGAAGAGATCATCGCCTTCTCAAGCCAGAGCCATGTCATTTCACTGCAATGGCTGACCTACGATTTCCTGACCCCTGACGACTCGGGCAACCGCTCGATCTCGCGGGCCTCGGCCTCGGCGATGCTGACCATGGTGGGGATCATTGCCCTGCTGATCCTGCCGCTCAAGCGCACTTGGCGCGACCACAAAGGGAGCCACTGA
- a CDS encoding ABC transporter substrate-binding protein, whose translation MYLKSIVTAGALTIAATAATAECSFENDTKISMLSAGFEAWKAVTDQMSECGNFEAELDQEFRTKQPAAFAASPSLYHIGGVSNGTVTPLLNEGTIRPLDDLVEKYGQDLTPNQLIRVDGKIMAIAMMVNTQHLVYRRDVLEDLGIEVPTTYDEVLAAAEKIEEAGVVDYPLGATMMSGWNLAQDFNNMFYGYGGEFVDAENLPTINNEAGVKTLETLKAITAYLDPEYLVSDSTYVQQQFQQGKIAMANLWASRAGAAEDEGESQVVGLVDTAAAPTAMEGGAPATTIWWDGMVIAKNISDEEAEAAFKLIVAGLSPEMVKANNGAAIWLVPGYEPDRLAKGAIDTLNTSPAPKSYPSTSAMGLMHTAVGNNVSDYLTGATDAETTLAEIEKDYLVSAREAGLITN comes from the coding sequence ATGTATCTGAAATCAATAGTCACCGCCGGCGCGCTGACCATCGCCGCCACGGCTGCCACAGCCGAATGTAGTTTTGAAAACGACACCAAAATCAGCATGTTGTCTGCTGGTTTTGAGGCTTGGAAGGCCGTAACGGACCAGATGTCTGAATGCGGCAATTTCGAAGCCGAGCTTGATCAAGAGTTCCGCACCAAACAGCCCGCAGCCTTCGCGGCCTCTCCGTCGCTTTACCACATTGGTGGGGTGTCGAATGGCACAGTCACGCCCTTGCTCAACGAAGGTACGATCCGCCCGCTCGATGATCTGGTCGAGAAATACGGGCAAGACCTGACCCCCAACCAGTTGATCCGCGTTGACGGCAAGATCATGGCGATTGCCATGATGGTCAACACACAGCACCTTGTGTACCGCCGCGACGTGCTCGAAGACCTCGGCATCGAAGTGCCAACGACTTATGACGAAGTGTTGGCTGCTGCTGAGAAAATCGAAGAAGCCGGCGTGGTGGACTATCCGCTAGGCGCGACGATGATGTCCGGCTGGAACCTCGCGCAGGATTTCAACAACATGTTCTACGGCTACGGCGGCGAGTTTGTTGATGCCGAGAACCTGCCGACCATCAACAACGAAGCGGGTGTAAAAACGCTGGAAACACTCAAAGCGATCACCGCTTACCTTGATCCCGAATATCTTGTTTCTGACTCGACCTACGTTCAGCAGCAGTTCCAGCAGGGCAAAATCGCTATGGCGAATCTTTGGGCCAGCCGGGCAGGGGCCGCTGAAGACGAGGGGGAGAGCCAAGTCGTTGGTCTGGTAGATACCGCCGCAGCCCCCACGGCGATGGAGGGCGGCGCGCCTGCGACAACAATCTGGTGGGACGGTATGGTCATCGCCAAGAATATCTCCGACGAAGAAGCCGAAGCAGCCTTCAAGTTGATTGTCGCGGGTCTGTCGCCAGAGATGGTCAAGGCAAACAATGGTGCGGCCATCTGGTTGGTGCCGGGATATGAGCCTGACCGACTTGCCAAAGGTGCGATCGACACGCTGAACACCTCGCCCGCGCCCAAGTCCTACCCATCGACCTCTGCCATGGGGCTGATGCACACGGCCGTCGGCAACAACGTGTCGGATTACCTGACCGGCGCGACCGACGCCGAGACCACATTGGCAGAGATTGAGAAAGACTACCTCGTTTCCGCCCGTGAAGCCGGATTAATCACCAACTGA